In Globicephala melas chromosome 20, mGloMel1.2, whole genome shotgun sequence, the genomic window GTGGAGTATGTGGTGTACACAGACGACCCGCTTGTGGCCCAGCTACGTCAGTTCTACACGTACACGCTGCTTCCAGCCGAGGTGGGTGACCGGGCCCGCACCCAGGCCAGGAGGGCGCACGGTGGGTGCCCCGGCTCACCCTCCACCCTGCCTTGTCACCCGCAGTCCTTCTTCCACACGGTGCTGGAGAACAGCCCAGCCTGCGAGAGCCTCGTGGACAACAACCTGCGGGTCACCAACTGGAACCGCAAGCTGGGCTGCAAGTGTCAGTACAAGCACATCGTGGACTGGTGCGGCTGCTCCCCCAACGACTTCCAGCCGCAGGACTTCCTACGGCTGCAGGTGCTGCCCTGTGACCCCCAAGCTCTGCCCCTTGATAGGGCCTCACCCCAGCTTTCGCCAGGTGCTTTCCCGTCAGAAATGATCCACGGTGGTCCAACCAGAGAATCTGGGGGCCCCTCGCTGGGAGCAGCCCTCAGGGGTCGGGTGCTACACTGGCAGCAGGAAAGGCCCTGGGAGGCTGATCTCCAGGCAGTGCCGGGAAGGGCGGCTCCCCTGCTGTGCTCTCTGGGACCTCCAGACCCCTTCACCTTCCTTGCCTCTCTCGCTCCAGCAAGTCTCCAGACCCACCTTCTTCGCCCGGAAGTTTGAGTCGACTGTGAACCAGGAGGTATTGGAAATCCTGGACTTCCACCTATATGGCAGCTACCCCCCCGGCACTCCAGCCCTCAAGGCCTACTGGGAGAGCACCTATGACGTGGCCGATGGCCCCAGTGGGCTCAGTGATGTCATGCTCACTGCTTACACCGCTTTCGCCCGCCTCAGCCTGCGCCACGCCGCCACCGCTGCGTCCCCACTGGCCAACCCACTCTGCAGGTGAGATCTCCTTCTGACATTTTGCAGACCCCCGGTGTGTAGTGCCCTACGAGGAGGCCAATCAGAAAGAGACAGCCCCTGCCGCCAGGGAGCCCCCAGTCTGAAGCAGGGAAAAAcgcaaacaaaacaaaggggGCAAAAGCCAGGCACATAGGATCTGTGGGTATGAGATCTGGGGCAAAGAAAGCACCTGGGGATGGGACACCCCAGAGCCCCCTCCCTGGGACTCCAGGCCAAGCCAGGTGTGCTGATGGCATCTCCCTTTCTCCCTGCTGGAACCTTCTTAGGTTTGAGCCCAGGGGCTTGCCGTCCAGCGTGCACCTGTATTTCTATGACGACCATTTCCAGGGCTACTTGGTGACGCAGGCGGTGCAGCCCTCAGCCCAGGGGCCGGCAGAGACGCTTGAGATGTGGCTGATGCCCCAGGGGTCGCTGAAGCTGTTGGGGCGCAGTGACCAGGCCAGCCGGCTCCAGAGTTTGGAGGTGGGACAGGTCCTCCCCTTGCCTTCTCCTGTCCCCCAGCAAGACTCGGggtagtggggagagagggacagaCACTAAGGGAGGGCTAAGGACTGGGTTAGGCCTTTCAGAAATGGATTCACGGGTCTTCTTTCCCAGTGATGGCAGCCTTGGGATGCACAGAGGACATGCAGTCAGCAGGGAGGGGCTTTGGTTCCACTACAATGCAAGCCCAGTCTTCTAAACTCCAGGGATTTTCTGCTAAAGGGACTTGGGCATTCCAGTCGGGCCAGAAGATTAGGCTTTTGAGGGGCTCCTTAGCGTGGGGGTGGTCTCTGGGCAGGGCTTCGAACCTCATCTCTGTCTTACTGCCCCCAAAACTTCAGAGCAGGTCAGAACAGGAGCCTAGAATGAATCTCAGAGCTTAGTAAAGAAATCCTAGTCTGAGCCCATCGTTTTGCAGATAGGGAAACAGGACCAGAAAGAGACAGTGactggcctgaggtcacacaggagTTAGAGGTAGCAGCAGGTAGAGAGGACTTTACCCCGGCTCCTGCCCAGCTGCCTCCTTTCCTACAGGTTGGCACCGAGTGGGACCCCAAAGAGCGTCTTTTCCGGAATTTTGGGGGGTTGCTGGGGCCGCTGGACGAGCCTGTGGCCATGCAGCGCTGGGCCCGAGGCCCCAACCTCACAGCCACTGTGGTGTGGATCGATCCCACCTACGTGGTGGCTACATCTTACGACATCGTGGTAGACGCGGAAACCGAGGTCACGCAGTACAAGCCCCCACTGAGCCGGCCCCTGCGGCCAGGGGCCTGGACTGTTCGACTGCTTCAGTTCTGGGAACCCCTGGGTGAGACCCGCTTCCTCGTGCTGCCCTTGACCTTCAACCGCAAACTACCTCTCAGGAAAGGTAAGGATCTAGTTCCCAAATGATGCCCAGGAGCCAGGCCGAATAGAATTTGCCAGACAGGTGACCCCAAGAAGCTGACCATCGAGTAGGGGAAGGGGACATGTGTGGCCTTGATCATTCATCCGTAAGCATCCCAGGGCCTTGCACTATGGTGTGGTGCTTCGGAGGCCGACTTGGCTCTAGAACACAGCTCTGACACTTTAATTGGGCTTTTATCCTTGGCAAATTACTtggccttcctgagcctcagtcttaTTACATGTAAAGTGAGAGTAATACAACTGTTAGACACCTCCTGGGTGCATGGAACACAGATCCACTCAAACTAGCTCCAGTGAAAAAGGGGAAATTATTGGAAAAATGCAGAGCTCTCCCCCACGGAACCTAGGAAATGACTCAGGTCCCACTGGGACCTAGAggtgctttctgtctctctggggCCACCTTGTCCCTCATCCTGTGCTCTGTGTATCAGCCTCAGGCTCTGGTTTCTCAGTATATTGATACATGGCCTCTCAGTGCAACAGAGACTGACCAGGGCCTCTTGGTCTACAAGTTCCACATTCTTAGGACAGCAAATCTGAATGGCCATCCTCCCAGTCCATTGGTagccaggtgggcagggtcacatGGCCCTCCACCCACTTGGCTAAGGATAAGAGAGCAGACTCCGAACACAGGCATAGGCTGCAGCTTCCTGCAAGGGGGCGCTAATACAAGTAACTACCCCCTGGGAGATATTAGGAATGAGTATGTGGGTAAAAGTGGCTGGTATATACTAGGCGCTCAATAAGTAGGTAGATGTTTCCTTCTTCCAGCCATATCCTATCACAGAGAAGGTGGGCCAGAGCAGAGGTAACCCAGAGGAGGACGGGGTGCTGGGGTGGGGCAGCGGCTGAGGCGGGTCAGAACAGGCAAGCTGTGGCCTGCTCTCCTAGGACTCATAGCCTGATGGAGGAGACGGGGCGGGGGAGGCAAGCTTGACAGCAGGAGGGCACtggagctgagccttgaaggagCTGGATTTTTATAGACAGAGAAGGGTATTCTAAACTGAGGGGACAAAGTTAGCAGGTGTCTGGTGCGTGAGGGGAACagagggtggaggggagtagGATGCCAGGGGGTGGTGGGAAGGAAGGCTGGGTGGGAAGGAAGGCTGGCAAAGTAAGCAGGGCGCCACGGCTGGAGGGCCTGAGTACTAGGCTTCTGAGGGCTCTGGGAACCACTAGAGGTGGTTGAGAAGGGGCATGGGTGACACAAACCAGACCATTACCAGAAAGTAACCTTACTTTCTAAGGTGCCTTGAACCCACTGTTTTATTTAACCCTCAAGTCAGGAATTCAGGGATTACTGTCTTGATTTTGTAAAACTAAGTTTTACAGGCACAGAAAATTCTGTGGATTAGCCCAAAGTCACTCAGCAAGATGCAGCTCTACCACTGAGTTGCAGCAGGAACTGGGGTGCCCAGACCTGACTCCCAGGGTCTGGCCTTCATGGAATCATTTGGGCGGGGCATGCTTACTCCTGCTCTGTGCCCCCAGATGATGCCAGCTGGCTGCACGCTGGGCCACCCCACAACGAGTATATGGAGCAGAGTTTCCAGGGACTCAGCGGCATTCTGAACCTGCCTCAGCCAGAGCCCGCAGAGGAGGCTGCCCGGCTGCATGCGGAGCTCACGGGCCCTGCGCTGGAGGCCTGGACAGATGGGGAACTAGGTGGCTTCTGGTCTGTGGCCGGACTGTGTGCCATGGGCCCCTCTACCTGTTCCTCCCTGGAGCTCTGCAGACTGACCAGCTGGAGCTCTCTGTTCCCCGACCCCAAATCAGAGCTGGGGCCTGTCAAACCAGATGGACGACTCAGGTAGCAGGGTCCCAGCCAGCGCCTCCGGAGGACCCGGGGAATTGCACCTTACAGACGATGGAGGGATGTCCCCTTCATATGCAAGAACCAGAGGCCCAGGCAGTAGACCCGTGTCAGCCATCAAGAACTGTAGACGGCAGGGAAGGTGGGCTTAGTATTTACCACCGCAAATGGCTCTGCTGGGGACCAGGATGTTCGCAGGCACATGGGGTGAAGGGCTTCAGCTTCCACAGCCCACTCTTcctcaccttcccctctaattttttttttttttttttaagaaaaatgggtAGTGGGGGGATGAACTGGAAACAAAAGATGTGCAATAGGGCTCAGAGCAGCCCCAGGAAGTGGGCCATGGCTCTGGGGAGCAGGGGCCTGACGAGCCCATCTGCTGCTGCTCTGGAGGGGGCTGGGCCTGCCTCGCTCTCCAGGGCTTCATCCCCCAGCCTTGGCCTGTGCTGCTAACTGCTGAGGCTCTGCAGGGGTCCAAGTGCTATGCCAGGCTCTGAGGCCTGGAGAACAGGTGATTTAGGGGAGCACTGCAGAGCTGGAATCTAATGGGTCAGCCTCTCCTCTTATAGCCAGGGGACCATAGAAGAGGCGGTGGGGTTGGCTCTAGGGCTTTCCAGCATCCCCTGCCCCTTGATGGGAAAGCAGGGCACCAGGGCCTACTGAGACCATTGCGGAGTCTCCCAGGTACCCAGAACTGCAAGCAGGGCCTGGGGCGAGCCCTCATGAGCAGCATGGGAAGAAGACTCTGCCAGGGCTCTCAGAAGAACCTGGAGTAGCATTGTGCCTGAAGCTCAGTGTGAAGTCTGAAATATGCAACAGAAGAAATATATCTCTATCTCTCTCAACTGAGCCTCTGTGTTTTTCCTGCTGGGTGTCAGACAGCCATCACTGTTGGGCCCTCTTCTCCTAAAAGTCTTGGCTGGTACTTTGGCAGAAGGCGGAGGTCTCATTCCCCCAGAGTGGGAACAGTTTAGAATCCATCAAAGAGCTAGAAGGGAACAAGAACCCATCTAATCCAGATCCCTCTTTTTCTGAGGGgtaaacaggcccagagaggctcaGAGACTTCCTCATTGTCACCCAGTGGGCCAGCAGGAGACAGTTCTTCAGAGTCCTGACACGGCACTTCCTCCCTTGCTGCCAGGCCAAGGCAGAGGCTTGCGTCTCCGTCTTTGGAGTCACCAGGGCCCATCCCAGAAGCCCTCGCTGTTTCCTGCCCAGTTCTGAGTTACGGGGCAGCCCCAAGAACGGAAGCAGTCCCAGCCAGGGCCTGGTAGTTACCATTGCCCCATTTACGAACAGGAGCAGTGGTGGCATGGGTTCCTAGCCGCTGCCTTAGGGCCTGGGAGGGCCATGTTGGAAAGGTTTGTCCAGCCTCCCTCCATTTCTCAAGccctttctcccctcccactTTTCCGCCAATGTCAGCCATGGCTCAGTATCAGTCCTTCACACCTTACTTAGTGTGGGAGCAAAGGTGAAGGCTTCTTAGACCTTTAAAATCACCCTATCAGCCAGTCACGCTGACCCGGTCAGCTCAGCTTGGGAAACAAAGGGCTCAGATCCAGCCCAGGCTGCCACGTGTCAAGTTTTTCAAGTTGCCAGGAGAGGGCACCCCTGACCACCAGTGGCAGCGTTGGCGTTTCGGTTTGTCCAGCCCCTGTGCTGACCTTGCGTGgagtatctcatttcatcctcacagcccTTTGAGGCaggcaattttattattttcctttagcaCACCAGGAAACTGAAATGATGAACCCAAAGTCAAAGCTGTTGGTTGGTGGCTGCCGGCTTCAGGTGGAGGCAGGAGGACCCCACGCCACTCTGTCA contains:
- the XYLT2 gene encoding xylosyltransferase 2 gives rise to the protein MVASVRVQKLVRRYKLAIATALAILLLQGLVVWSFSVLEDDEPGEKGRQKKPRPLDAGEGSKDTDSSAGRRGGVGRKHGRWRGRAESPGVPVAKVVRAVTSRHRTSRRIPPTPPPEAPGRQNLSGAAAGEALAGAAGFPHGDTGSVEGAPQPTDNSFTPKCEIVGKDALSALARASSKQCQQEIANVVCLHQAGSLMPKAVPRHCQRAGKMSPGIQWDDVRAQQPVDGPPVRIAYMLVVHGRAIRQLKRLLKAVYHEQHFFYIHVDKRSNYLHREVVELARQYDNVRVTPWRMVTIWGGASLLRMYLRSMQDLLEVPDWAWDFFINLSATDYPTRTNEELVAFLSKNRDKNFLKSHGRDNSRFIKKQGLDRLFHECDSHMWRLGERQIPAGIVVDGGSDWFVLTRSFVEYVVYTDDPLVAQLRQFYTYTLLPAESFFHTVLENSPACESLVDNNLRVTNWNRKLGCKCQYKHIVDWCGCSPNDFQPQDFLRLQQVSRPTFFARKFESTVNQEVLEILDFHLYGSYPPGTPALKAYWESTYDVADGPSGLSDVMLTAYTAFARLSLRHAATAASPLANPLCRFEPRGLPSSVHLYFYDDHFQGYLVTQAVQPSAQGPAETLEMWLMPQGSLKLLGRSDQASRLQSLEVGTEWDPKERLFRNFGGLLGPLDEPVAMQRWARGPNLTATVVWIDPTYVVATSYDIVVDAETEVTQYKPPLSRPLRPGAWTVRLLQFWEPLGETRFLVLPLTFNRKLPLRKDDASWLHAGPPHNEYMEQSFQGLSGILNLPQPEPAEEAARLHAELTGPALEAWTDGELGGFWSVAGLCAMGPSTCSSLELCRLTSWSSLFPDPKSELGPVKPDGRLR